The Lycium ferocissimum isolate CSIRO_LF1 chromosome 1, AGI_CSIRO_Lferr_CH_V1, whole genome shotgun sequence genome includes a region encoding these proteins:
- the LOC132047190 gene encoding late embryogenesis abundant protein D-34-like — translation MSQGQPQRPETEHQQEPIKFGDVFNVTGELADQPIAPQDAAMMQSAESMVFGQTQKGGPASVMQAAATKNERTGLVSHEASTQVAGDEGVTVAETKVPGRRIITESVAGQVLGQYVEAVPVIAAAVGGIDVEEAPITIGEALAATAHTAGEKPVEQSDAAAIQAAEVRATGSSVIIPGGLAATAQSAASGNEVLAQDVDKIKLNDVLTGATAKLPADKAATRQDAEGVMEAELRNNPSLTTYPGGVAASVAAAARLNESSS, via the exons atgAGTCAAGGACAACCTCAAAGGCCTGAAACAGAGCATCAGCAAGAGCCCATAAAATTCGGAGATGTTTTTAATGTAACAGGGGAGTTAGCTGATCAGCCAATTGCACCACAAGATGCAGCCATGATGCAGAGTGCTGAGAGCATGGTGTTTGGTCAGACCCAAAAGGGTGGTCCTGCTTCTGTCATGCAGGCTGCTGCTACCAAAAACGAAAGAACTGGGCTTGTTAGTCATGAGGCTTCCACTCAGGTTGCTGGTGATGAAGGTGTTACTGTAGCTGAAACCAAAGTACCTGGTAGACGTATAATTACAGAATCAGTTGCTGGACAG GTATTGGGGCAATATGTTGAGGCTGTTCCAGTAATAGCAGCAGCAGTAGGAGGAATAGATGTGGAGGAAGCGCCCATAACAATAGGAGAAGCTCTGGCAGCAACAGCCCACACAGCAGGGGAGAAACCGGTGGAGCAGAGCGATGCAGCCGCTATACAAGCGGCTGAAGTCAGAGCCACCGGTTCTAGCGTTATTATCCCCGGAGGATTAGCGGCCACAGCTCAGTCAGCAGCCTCAGGTAATGAGGTGTTGGCTCAGGATGTGGATAAAATCaaacttaatgatgtcttgacT ggtgcCACGGCTAAATTACCGGCTGATAAGGCAGCGACGAGGCAAGACGCAGAAGGGGTTATGGAAGCAGAGCTTCGGAATAATCCGAGCCTCACAACTTATCCTGGTGGAGTAGCTGCGTCTGTGGCTGCTGCTGCAAGGTTGAATGAAAGTAGTTCTTAA